A single window of Sphaerodactylus townsendi isolate TG3544 linkage group LG03, MPM_Stown_v2.3, whole genome shotgun sequence DNA harbors:
- the LOC125427822 gene encoding C-type lectin domain family 17, member A-like isoform X1, with amino-acid sequence MELQPTGIYISAVPPLPAEIDSPSSLGDEQQYDDTGFITGMDLQTQQFSSTEKEKKEMEMQKAYSSSQAGQGKDTRRMHVFLLYGLVVICFVMLVVLIVLFLGKYSEISQELKELHFNNSEMTMTVLKDLDDIRAKQDIIQKSVRNDFTDLQDITASICKKLSISHSSCPSKWTAKENACYYFSSGTRTWSESQSYCIEQRAYLVSVESDEEQVFLRNAITSRGTYWLGATDISQDGKWRWSEDDKLVTISFWDIGEPKKGYNKDCGIMYPNGSWAAAACSISYHWICKKHLIC; translated from the exons GGATTTACATATCTGCAGTACCTCCTCTTCCTGCAGAAATAG ATTCACCAAGTAGTTTGGGTGATGAACAACAGTATGATGACACAGGTTTTATAACAGGGATGGATCTTCAAACACAGCAGTTCTCTTCgactgagaaagaaaagaaagaaatggaaatgcAGAAAG CTTATTCAAGCTCTCAGGCTGGACAAGGGAAAGACACTAGAAGAATGCATGTATTCCTTCTTTATGGGCTGGTGGTCATATGCTTTGTGATGTTGGTTGTACTCATCGTTCTGTTCTTGGGAAAAT actCAGAAATTTCGCAGGAGTTAAAAGAGCTGCATTTTAACAATTCCGAGATGACAATGACTG ttttaaaggACCTGGATGATATCCGAGCAAAGCAAGACATTATTCAAAAATCTGTGAGAAATGATTTTACTGACCTTCAGGACATCACTG catcTATCTGCAAAAAACTCTCAATCAGTCATTCATCATGCCCATCCAAATGGACGGCCAAAGAGAATGCCTGCTATTACTTTTCATCTGGGACAAGAACCTGGAGTGAGTCTCAGTCGTACTGTATTGAACAGAGGGCTTATTTGGTCTCTGTGGAATCTGATGAGGAACAG gtttttctgagAAATGCCATCACTTCCAGAGGGACATACTGGTTAGGTGCAACTGACATATCACAAGATGGGAAATGGAGATGGAGTGAAGATGATAAGCTTGTAACTATTAG CTTTTGGGATATCGGGGAGCCAAAGAAGGGTTATAACAAGGACTGTGGAATCATGTACCCCAATGGGTCATGGGCAGCTGCTGCATGTTCCATTTCATATCACTGGATTTGCAAAAAGCACCTCATCTGCTGA
- the LOC125427822 gene encoding CD209 antigen-like protein C isoform X2, with protein sequence MDLQTQQFSSTEKEKKEMEMQKAYSSSQAGQGKDTRRMHVFLLYGLVVICFVMLVVLIVLFLGKYSEISQELKELHFNNSEMTMTVLKDLDDIRAKQDIIQKSVRNDFTDLQDITASICKKLSISHSSCPSKWTAKENACYYFSSGTRTWSESQSYCIEQRAYLVSVESDEEQVFLRNAITSRGTYWLGATDISQDGKWRWSEDDKLVTISFWDIGEPKKGYNKDCGIMYPNGSWAAAACSISYHWICKKHLIC encoded by the exons ATGGATCTTCAAACACAGCAGTTCTCTTCgactgagaaagaaaagaaagaaatggaaatgcAGAAAG CTTATTCAAGCTCTCAGGCTGGACAAGGGAAAGACACTAGAAGAATGCATGTATTCCTTCTTTATGGGCTGGTGGTCATATGCTTTGTGATGTTGGTTGTACTCATCGTTCTGTTCTTGGGAAAAT actCAGAAATTTCGCAGGAGTTAAAAGAGCTGCATTTTAACAATTCCGAGATGACAATGACTG ttttaaaggACCTGGATGATATCCGAGCAAAGCAAGACATTATTCAAAAATCTGTGAGAAATGATTTTACTGACCTTCAGGACATCACTG catcTATCTGCAAAAAACTCTCAATCAGTCATTCATCATGCCCATCCAAATGGACGGCCAAAGAGAATGCCTGCTATTACTTTTCATCTGGGACAAGAACCTGGAGTGAGTCTCAGTCGTACTGTATTGAACAGAGGGCTTATTTGGTCTCTGTGGAATCTGATGAGGAACAG gtttttctgagAAATGCCATCACTTCCAGAGGGACATACTGGTTAGGTGCAACTGACATATCACAAGATGGGAAATGGAGATGGAGTGAAGATGATAAGCTTGTAACTATTAG CTTTTGGGATATCGGGGAGCCAAAGAAGGGTTATAACAAGGACTGTGGAATCATGTACCCCAATGGGTCATGGGCAGCTGCTGCATGTTCCATTTCATATCACTGGATTTGCAAAAAGCACCTCATCTGCTGA